A single window of Salvia splendens isolate huo1 chromosome 6, SspV2, whole genome shotgun sequence DNA harbors:
- the LOC121808914 gene encoding probable disease resistance protein At1g61310, whose translation MAFKNLDVLTFKLDRLLLHASLDPPTRQILESADNDVKSVAAIVARMKWRGLHRLEGEIENEAYKLLSKFESISSPKELKKCTMGKSTKIRSVSKLEDSMRSRFSTDFIREESSTDSLSEAVETLVGMVKKMEKDYADALYNQYSYIEDQAILEEEEESDDEVEMVGLSGEYDELKEKLFEGSFFQVLPVVGMAGIGKTTLCRKVFGDADVVKRFELRVWVRIGRSCELEQIPRRVLAEVGVECYSLAQVLKGKRCLIVLDDVWERNGVSCLHSLFGDVRGDNGSRVLVTTRLHQGDVDHVEIRLMNKDESWELLRLRVFGPHPLLVLFEEPGKKIAENCDGLPLTIIDGTLCLEELVSNSVAMIYAKSTLELDALAIRFYEFPMEVLGLVQLRYLTLTLDGKIPASISKLSKLRSQTYLPVVIWDMKELQHVSVMGSDLPDSCGAKLKNMSTISNVSVLSCAKGVLKAIPNLSKSTVYQSPKLWYLRSTIIEAQDISMLNLKELSFQLKAQLGFQVQKTQQVSGAPPSWNEDLMFVAAEPFTSENDLVFHHEF comes from the exons ATGGCGTTTAAAAATCTGGATGTATTAACTTTCAAACTGGATCGCCTCCTTCTACATGCTTCACTCGATCCCCCAACTCGACAAATCCTAGAATCTGCGGACAATGATGTCAAATCCGTGGCTGCAATCGTCGCAAGAATGAAATGGAGAGGCCTGCACCGATTGGAAGGAGAAATCGAAAATGAAGCATACAAATTGTTATCCAAATTTGAATCCATTTCCTCCCCAAAAGAATTGAAGAAATGCACGATGGGAAAGTCGACGAAGATCAGATCAGTGTCCAAATTAGAAGACAGCATGCGATCTCGATTCTCAACCGATTTTATCCGTGAAGAATCATCCACCGACAGTTTGAGCGAAGCAGTTGAAACTCTGGTGGGAATGGTGAAGAAGATGGAGAAGGACTATGCAGATGCGCTGTACAACCAGTACTCGTATATCGAGGATCAAGCTATactagaagaagaagaagaaagcgATGATGAGGTTGAGATGGTGGGATTATCCGGTGAGTATGATGAGCTTAAAGAGAAGTTGTTCGAGGGGAGTTTCTTCCAAGTGTTGCCGGTGGTGGGGATGGCCGGAATCGGTAAGACCACTCTTTGCAGGAAGGTTTTTGGAGATGCGGATGTGGTGAAGCGCTTCGAGCTTCGTGTTTGGGTGAGGATTGGGCGGAGTTGCGAGCTTGAACAGATCCCGCGTCGCGTTCTGGCCGAGGTGGGGGTGGAATGCTATTCCCTTGCACAGGTTTTGAAGGGTAAAAGGTGTTTGATTGTATTGGATGATGTATGGGAGAGAAACGGGGTTTCTTGCTTGCACTCGTTGTTTGGTGATGTGAGAGGTGATAATGGGAGTCGAGTGTTGGTTACCACTAGGTTGCACCAAGGGGATGTTGATCATGTGGAGATTCGGCTTATGAATAAAGACGAAAGTTGGGAACTACTTCGTCTGAGGGTCTTTGGCCCCCACCCCCTTCTTGTTCTGTTTGAGGAACCTGGAAAGAAGATTGCGGAAAATTGTGATGGCCTTCCTCTCACGATT ATTGATGGAACTCTTTGTTTGGAGGAGCTTGTTTCGAATAGTGTTGCTATGATCTATGCGAAAAGCACAT tggaacTTGATGCTCTCGCTATCCGTTTCTACGAGTTCCCAATGGAGGTACTAGGACTAGTACAACTGAGATACCTCACCCTCACTTTGGATGGGAAGATTCCTGCTTCGATATCCAAACTTTCGAAGCTGAG GAGTCAAACATACTTGCCTGTGGTGATATGGGACATGAAAGAATTGCAGCATGTTAGTGTGATGGGGAGTGATTTACCGGACTCTTGTGGTGCTAAGTTGAAGAACATGTCAACAATTTCTAATGTGAGCGTTCTGAGCTGTGCCAAAGGAGTTCTCAAGGCAATCCCTAATCTTAGCAA ATCGACAGTGTACCAATCGCCTAAACTGTGGTACCTCCGCTCCACCATCATCGAAGCACAAGACATTTCAATGCTAAACTTGAAAGAGTTGAGCTTCCAATTGAAGGCACAGTTGGGATTTCAGGTCCAGAAAACACAACAGGTCAGTGGCGCGCCGCCGTCGTGGAATGAGGATCTGATGTTCGTCGCCGCGGAGCCTTTCACGTCTGAGAACGACCTCGTGTTTCATCATGAATTCTAA